From Miscanthus floridulus cultivar M001 chromosome 15, ASM1932011v1, whole genome shotgun sequence, the proteins below share one genomic window:
- the LOC136509169 gene encoding RNA pseudouridine synthase 1-like, with product MTKLPLSLLLLQPPAGAASPLRSLLPPARRLTAMSAATSTAPSSGEYPSPVSPPYPAASKDVELRRAMTASARSAAFASADVVFEDEWLAVVDKPAGVYCDALLTSFPCSAISEDPAIKPNLHLANRLDRDTSGLMVITKCNKVAGKLVKAFTDHKVKKTYLALCIGCPPTWEKIKICSGHGRSKHGAWRVYAMSDVGRSLPGGSVVRDMSTQFQVLGVNGKGQFREPNNFCTDDIESITVQEKAADQTCSGDVNNSAILVRAYPQSGRTHQIRLHCQYLGFPIRGDVKYGGVIEWNGVECDGHALHAESLSFVHPITGLPITFRSPLPSWAKDCISTME from the exons ATGACGAAACTACCCCtgtcccttctccttctccagcCTCCTGCCGGCGCCGCCTCCCCGCTCCGCTCCCTCCTGCCACCGGCGCGCCGCCTAACGGCGATGTCAGCGGCTACGTCGACGGCGCCGTCGAGCGGAGAGTATCCTTCCCCGGTGTCCCCGCCCTACCCGGCCGCCTCCAAGGACGTGGAGCTCCGGCGCGCCATGACCGCCTCCGCGCGCTCCGCCGCCTTCGCCTCTGCGGACGTCGTGTTCGAGGACGAGTGGCTCGCCGTCGTCGACAAGCCCGCCGGCGTCTACTGCGACGCCCTCCTCACCTCCTTTCCTTGCTCTGCCATTTCAG AGGATCCAGCAATTAAACCTAATCTTCACCTTGCAAACAGGCTGGATCGTGATACCAGTGGGCTCATGGTTATCACCAAATGCAACAAAGTTGCTGGGAAGCTAGTGAAGGCATTCACTGATCATAAAGTCAAGAAAACATATCTAGCTCTTTGCATAGGTTGCCCACCGACATGGGAAAAGATTAAGATATGTTCTGGTCATGGGCGATCAAAACATGGTGCTTGGCGTGTATATGCTATGTCTGATGTTGGCCGTTCACTGCCAGGTGGTTCTGTTGTAAGGGACATGAGCACACAGTTTCAAGTTTTAGGGGTCAATGGTAAAGGGCAGTTTAGAGAACCCAACAACTTTTGCACCGATGATATCGAGTCAATTACTGTACAAGAAAAGGCAGCTGACCAGACTTGTAGTGGTGATGTGAACAACAGTGCTATTTTGGTTAGAGCCTATCCTCAAAGTGGACGGACACATCAGATTCGTCTACACTGCCAGTATCTTGGTTTCCCAATCAGAGGTGATGTGAAATACGGTGGGGTGATTGAGTGGAACGGCGTAGAGTGTGATGGCCATGCATTGCATGCAGAGAGCTTGTCATTTGTACACCCTATCACTGGATTGCCCATCACTTTCCGGTCACCTCTCCCTTCATGGGCAAAAGATTGTATATCAACAATGGAATAA